The genomic interval TCCCCTCCTTTTTGCCACCCTTGTTTCACCATCCACTCCCAGCATCACAAGATTCCCCACTCCAGtcacaaaaccagcacatctttgcTGCAAAGCCCTATTCCTTCTCCCAGCCATTCCAAAAGAAACTTGGAAGAGGGAGATTcaagcccctcctgctgctccagcccctcccaggaCACCTTCCCCCTCAGTACTTACTCCTTTCCTCCAATCCCTTGTTCCCAGGCCCAGATCCATCCCCTGTGCTTTGGGCCACATCTCCCTGTATCTTCCACAGAAGCCCATGAACACTTGGGATGGGAGGAAAACCTTTGGAACAGCTGCTTTAGGGCCACTCTACAGCACCTATTGCTGAGCTGTAGGAACAGGAATAATTTCTGGCACAGCACCTGCTCCCCAAAATCATTGTCACCTCATTCCCCTCCTTTTTGCCACCCTTGTTTCACCATCCACTCCCAGCATCACAAGATTCCCCACTCCAGtcacaaaaccagcacatctttgcTGCAAAGCCCTATTCCTTCTCCCAGCCATTCCAAAAGAAACTTGGAAGAGGGAGATTCAAGAAGTTCTTTATATTATACAGACCTGCACCATTTCtcctcccagttctcccagcccaggggacagAAACCAAATCCTTTCCTCCTTTAGACAGCAGGACAAATCTCCTTTGGAACAGTTTCACTTCCATGTATTTCTGTTTCCCAAAGCCACAACCACCGTGGCCAAGCTGTAGAGGAGTGCCCCAGTTCTGGGTGGCCCTGCAGAGCGTGCTGGAGGTTTGGTTCAGGCACCTGCCCAGGGAATGCTGCAGCTCCactccctctccagcacagTTCCCGCTGCACTCcgagctgctgctcagcctttcctctctATGAAGGCCGTGTGCTGGCCCTGCAGGTAACTCACAATCTTCTCCTCTATCTCCatgccctgtgccacctcctgctccgAGAGGGACAGGGGTGTCTCGGAGTCCCTGGTGACGATGACGACGCTGGTCCTGCGGGACTCCAGCACGTTGGCCACCACGGCCTGGTGCCGGTACCGCTCCAGCGCCTGCCGCGACttgtccagcagcagctgcgGGTCCGTCTCCAGCTTGAAGGAGATCACAAAGGCCTCGGGGGCCCAGTCTCTGACCAGGGGGGACAGCATTTTTGGCACCATCTTCATTGTGATCTGCAAACAAAGgtcagaaaaagcagcagagtgAGCTGTagggagaggtgggagggaggggaggccAATCCCAGCTTTGCTTTGTGCTGTATTTGCAGCGGGAAGTTTGGCAAGGCAGTGTTTGATCAGCTCTCAGCAAACAGGGCTCAAATGTCCCTGCAAGGGTCTGGAAATTTAACTTGAAGGGGCAGTGTGGGGGCAGCAACAAGCAGGGTGTGAACTCGGTTCAATGAGCCCCCAAGCAGCAGGGCCACAGCAACTCTGCATTCCCAGAGCTAATATCAATATGAGCATAAACACAAAA from Pithys albifrons albifrons isolate INPA30051 chromosome 22, PitAlb_v1, whole genome shotgun sequence carries:
- the PPCS gene encoding phosphopantothenate--cysteine ligase isoform X2, with amino-acid sequence MFYLAAAVSDFYIPPSEMPEHKIQSSEGPLQITMKMVPKMLSPLVRDWAPEAFVISFKLETDPQLLLDKSRQALERYRHQAVVANVLESRRTSVVIVTRDSETPLSLSEQEVAQGMEIEEKIVSYLQGQHTAFIERKG
- the PPCS gene encoding phosphopantothenate--cysteine ligase isoform X3; its protein translation is MKMVPKMLSPLVRDWAPEAFVISFKLETDPQLLLDKSRQALERYRHQAVVANVLESRRTSVVIVTRDSETPLSLSEQEVAQGMEIEEKIVSYLQGQHTAFIERKG